The following coding sequences are from one Paenibacillus sp. FSL R5-0912 window:
- a CDS encoding extracellular solute-binding protein gives MRKRLKWVALLLTSLVLLLAACSGGGNSDTSQNNLNSGAATDDGSGIKPVTFSFYGNYDWLTTSPWGENEATKWIQENRKVTVEPIQSGGAAGEKLNTMIVGGDLPDVIFTDRGSSVERLVQAGQLVALDEYYEKYPNFKKYVKESTLNLLRSDDGQIYQIPNWYTSGQFGNGGWMVNKDIYNALGRPVLETFDDLYQYLLMVQDKYPDVVPLEVGEKGAGLEIMYGGFRENSTSKFVTLMGHPQGDKLTSILDDPAYEEMVLYINKLYRERLITQDALQQTQDAVKEKVNTGRVAVMVESNITTYGAEGHRALTANNPDSGYEIIWPVHKAGIDKTKVFVSGFETLGWNVSVITKQAKDPEAIFAYFDWITGPEGQKVLFFGPKGLYWDEEDADGAPIPNEKYKTTPANERTDTMRKFEDFNWAGNTTFIDTAKMSLEALLSANQKSWETVAQSTVTWKTALDITEFVNTDPLPDTETGIIAQNVADIYTLAYAQMVQAKSDEEVLAALETAKKNTAKAGLDKLLEFRTEKWQENVKKINATK, from the coding sequence ATGCGCAAACGCCTAAAATGGGTAGCTCTTTTGCTGACTTCGCTGGTGCTTCTGCTTGCTGCTTGCAGCGGAGGGGGAAATTCTGACACTTCGCAGAACAATCTGAATTCTGGGGCCGCCACAGATGACGGCAGCGGGATCAAGCCTGTCACCTTCAGCTTCTATGGCAACTACGACTGGCTTACGACCTCACCTTGGGGGGAGAACGAGGCGACCAAGTGGATTCAGGAGAACCGCAAGGTTACGGTTGAACCGATACAATCCGGAGGAGCAGCCGGAGAAAAGCTCAACACGATGATCGTCGGCGGTGATTTGCCGGATGTTATTTTTACGGACCGGGGGTCCTCAGTAGAACGGCTGGTGCAGGCAGGGCAGCTCGTTGCACTGGATGAATATTATGAGAAATATCCGAACTTCAAGAAATATGTGAAGGAATCGACCCTGAATCTGCTCCGTTCAGATGACGGGCAAATCTATCAAATTCCGAACTGGTATACCTCCGGGCAATTCGGAAACGGCGGGTGGATGGTGAATAAGGATATTTATAACGCACTCGGCAGACCGGTGCTGGAGACCTTTGATGACTTATATCAGTATTTGCTCATGGTGCAAGACAAGTACCCGGATGTAGTCCCTCTGGAGGTTGGGGAGAAGGGGGCAGGTCTGGAAATTATGTATGGCGGTTTCAGGGAGAACTCCACCAGCAAGTTCGTTACACTCATGGGGCATCCGCAAGGCGACAAGCTGACATCTATCCTGGACGATCCCGCTTACGAGGAGATGGTGCTGTACATCAATAAGCTGTACCGCGAGCGGCTGATTACACAGGACGCGCTGCAGCAGACCCAGGATGCGGTCAAGGAAAAGGTCAATACCGGCCGGGTAGCGGTCATGGTCGAATCCAATATCACTACGTATGGAGCCGAGGGACACCGGGCATTGACGGCGAACAATCCGGACAGCGGTTATGAAATTATCTGGCCTGTCCACAAAGCAGGAATAGACAAGACCAAAGTATTTGTAAGCGGCTTTGAGACGCTGGGCTGGAACGTCAGTGTCATTACCAAACAAGCCAAGGACCCGGAGGCTATCTTCGCTTACTTTGACTGGATTACGGGTCCAGAGGGACAAAAGGTGCTGTTCTTCGGCCCTAAGGGCTTATACTGGGATGAAGAGGACGCGGATGGAGCGCCTATTCCGAATGAGAAATACAAGACCACCCCTGCTAACGAGCGTACGGATACGATGAGAAAATTCGAGGACTTTAACTGGGCGGGAAATACGACCTTCATTGATACGGCGAAAATGAGCCTCGAGGCGCTGCTCTCGGCGAACCAGAAATCATGGGAGACCGTGGCGCAGTCTACGGTGACCTGGAAAACCGCGCTCGACATTACGGAATTCGTAAATACCGACCCGCTTCCCGATACGGAGACCGGCATCATCGCACAGAATGTCGCGGATATCTATACCCTTGCTTACGCGCAGATGGTTCAGGCGAAGTCGGATGAAGAGGTGCTGGCGGCACTGGAGACGGCTAAGAAGAACACCGCAAAGGCAGGGCTGGATAAGCTGCTTGAGTTCAGAACCGAAAAGTGGCAGGAAAATGTTAAGAAAATCAACGCTACGAAATAA
- a CDS encoding carbohydrate ABC transporter permease, producing the protein MQRTIYILLTLLALLMLYPFWNALVISFNLGSDTALGGVTLLPRAFTLENYYIVFQDDRLLNSFLITILRTLSGTALSVFFTALLAYGMSKKTLLFRKPYMVFFMITMFFSGGLIPSYLLIRSLGLLDTFWVLIIPGIISVWNMIVIRTFFSALPEGLEESAKIDGSSNYGIFFRIVIPVSGPVLATISLFTAVSYWNDWFTGAIYITKDHLLPIQTLLRQVMNSNIMTQIGSSNAIALDHMNRNRTITTKSLTMATMMIATIPIILTYPFLQKYFVKGVMVGSLKE; encoded by the coding sequence ATGCAGCGGACTATTTATATCCTTTTGACACTGCTGGCGCTACTCATGCTGTACCCGTTTTGGAATGCGCTCGTCATTTCCTTTAATCTGGGGAGCGATACGGCGCTCGGCGGTGTAACCCTGTTGCCAAGAGCATTTACCCTGGAAAATTATTATATTGTGTTTCAGGATGACCGCCTGTTGAATTCGTTTCTGATCACTATTCTTAGAACGCTAAGCGGCACGGCATTATCCGTCTTCTTCACGGCCCTGTTAGCCTACGGCATGTCCAAGAAGACCTTGCTTTTCCGCAAACCATATATGGTGTTCTTCATGATTACAATGTTCTTCAGCGGAGGGCTCATCCCCAGTTACTTACTCATTCGCTCTTTGGGCCTGCTGGACACCTTTTGGGTTCTGATTATTCCCGGCATCATCAGCGTCTGGAACATGATTGTCATCCGCACCTTCTTCAGCGCTTTACCTGAGGGACTGGAAGAATCCGCCAAAATCGATGGCAGCAGCAACTACGGTATTTTCTTCCGGATCGTGATTCCCGTCTCCGGCCCGGTGCTGGCCACGATATCTTTATTCACCGCAGTAAGTTACTGGAACGACTGGTTTACGGGAGCGATCTATATTACCAAGGATCACTTGCTTCCTATACAGACGCTGCTGCGGCAGGTGATGAACTCCAACATTATGACCCAGATTGGCTCCTCGAATGCGATCGCGCTGGATCATATGAACCGGAACCGGACGATTACCACGAAGTCACTGACTATGGCTACGATGATGATCGCTACCATTCCGATTATCCTGACCTACCCTTTTCTCCAGAAGTACTTTGTTAAGGGTGTAATGGTCGGTTCATTGAAAGAATAG